GTGTGCGCTGCATCAAACTCGACGCCACGCCGGCCGGCCGGCCGCTCTATGAGAAGCTCGGTTTCCAAACGGAATGGACGTTTACCCGGTGTGTTCACGCGCGGCTCCCAGTGGTTGAGCCTCCTGCCAACTGCAAAGTCCGAAAGCTGCTGCCGTCAAGCTACGAGCCAGTTCAAGCCCTCGACTTGAAGGCGTTCGGAGCTGACAGGTTTTTCTTGGTGCGACGGATGCAGGACTTGGTGTCGCGCTCCCTTGTTGGCGCCACGATGAAGGCACGCGTGAACAGTTTCGGCTTCGTCCGAAGGGGGACCATTGCGTCCTATCTCGGGCCGATCGTTGCCGGGTCGCTTCCCGCCGCGGCGCCGGTGATCAAGTCCCTGCTGAACCCTCTCCAAGGTCGGGCTGTCCTTTGGGACATTCCCGACGCGCAGACAGGCGCGATCGAGTTCGCGAAGCGACTCGGCTTCGAGCCCGCGCGGCAGCTCACGCGAATGTTCCTCGGCGAAAACCTCTGTCCCGGCGTTCCGCGGATGATCTTTGCCCTCGCCGGCCCGGAGATTGGATGAACCACGAAGACACAAAGACACGAAGCGAAGGCGTTCTTCTTCGTGTCTTCGTGTCTTCGTGCCTTGGTGGTTGTCGTTGATTTCATGAACTCTCATCACGACGTTCTCCTTCTCGGCACCGGGCACAACGCGCTCGTGCTGCAGGCGTATCTCGCGCGGTGCGGGCTGCGCACACTCACGCTTGAGCGCGCCGCCGAACCCGGCGGCGGCTTGCTCACGATGGCGAACCCGCGGCTGCCCGGATTCACGCATCACCCGCACTCGTTCTTCCACCGTGCCATCACGCGGATGCCGTGGTTCCGCGACCTCGAACTTGCGCGCCACGGCGTGCGCTACATCGAGCCGGAGTTGAACGTGGCCATGCTGCTCCGCGATGGCAGTGCGTTGGAGTGGTGGACGGATTTCGAGCGCACCGCCGCGTCCTTCGCCGGATTCTCGCGCAAGGACGCCGAAGCCCTGCGCCGCTGGACCGAGGAGTTCCGCCCCATCGTCGAGCAAATCCTCGTGCCCGAAGCGCAGTCGCCGCCGCTGGAGCCGGAGCATCGCCGACAACTGCTCTCACGGAGCAAGCTTGGCCGTCGCCTGCTCGAAGTCTCCGCGCTCTCGCCAATCGAATTTGTCTCGCAGAACTTCGAGCACGACGCCCTCCGCGCCGGGCTGCTCTTCTTCAACGGCCTGCGCGAGGTGGACCTGCGTCAGCCCGGCTTCGGCCACGCCATCCCCGCGCTGCTCGCCTCACCCGCGAAGGCGCAGATGTGCGTGGGCGGCTCGGGCAACCTCGCGCGCGGGCTCGTCGCTGACATCGCGGAACACGGCGGCGAAGTGCGCTGCGGGGTGAACGTGGAGCGAATCGTCGTCCGTAACGGTCGCGCGTCCGGCGTGGCGCTCGACTCCGGCGAGATGCTGTCGGCGGACGCAATCGTGTCCGGGCTCAATCCACAGCAGACGTTCCTCCAATTGCTCGCGCCCGGGTCTGCACCCGAGGCGTTGCGCGAACGCGCGCGCAGGTTCCAATACAACCTGCTCGCCCCGCTCTTCGCGCTGAACGTCGCGCTCGACGAACCGCCGCGCTGGGCGGCATCCGCGCGGCGGCCGGAGCTCGGTCGCGCATTCATGTTCATCCTCGGACTCGAGCGGTTCGGGCAGTTTCACGACATCGTCTCGGCTCACGAGCGCGGTGAAATCCCGGCGACTGTCGCGTGGGGCGCGTGCCCGACGCTGTTCGACCCATCGCAATCGCCTGCCGGGAAACACACGGCGTTTCTGTGGGAGAAACTGCCCTTCGCGCTGCGCGGCGACGCCCGGGAGTGGGACCGCGAGGCCGCCGGGCACGGTTCGCGGCTGCTGAAGTTCTGGTCGCAGTTCGCGCCGAATCTCGCGGGGGGCGCGGTGCTCGACTGGTTCGCGCGCTCGCCGCTGGACACCGAGCGCACGCTGCCGAACATGACGGGTGGCGACTTGCTCGTCGGCTCGTTCGCGAACGGACAGGTGGGTTTCAACCGGCCGTTTCCCGGCGCGGGAAACTATCGCACGCCCATCGAGGGGCTTTACCTGTGCGGCGGTTCGACGCATCCGGGCGGCAACGTCACCGGCCTCTGCGGCTACAACGCGGCTCGCGTCATCGCCACCGACTGTGGCAAGCCGGTGTGGTGGAATCCGCCGGACATCGAGCCGCGACTCGCTGCGCTGGCTTGATCGTCGCGGCTTGCGTCAGCGGATTCCCGGCAGGCCGACGCTCGCCTCGATTTCCTGAAGCGGCCCGAGCGGGCGCTTCTTTTGGTCGTAGCGGTCGATGTTCGGCTGCCCGCTCCACAGTTTGTAAACCACCGTGCCGTCGTTCACGAGCACGAGCGCCTTGAACTGCCAGCCCGTCTCGTGGGTCTTGCGGTTGAAGCGGAACATGTCCATCACGAGATTCCCGTGGCGCCGGTTGCGCGTGACGGTGATGTCCATCTCGTAGCCCATCGCGCGGTCTTGGGCGGCGATGCACTGGCGCACCGGCACGGGCAGATCCTCGAGCCGGATGGAGTGGTTGGGCATGAAGCGCTGCATCAGTTCGAGGTGGTTCAGGATTTTCACGTTCGGGTTCGAGAACGGGTCGAAGCCCGACGTCTTGAGTTCGCACGCCGAGTCGGCGCCGAGCCCGATGCCGTCGAAGGCCGCCTTGGCGTCGTCGAAACTGCGCCACGGCGACTTGTCGGTGTGGCCACCGCTCGGGAACACACTGGCGCAACCCGCGCCCGTCAACAGCAACGCGGCGCACGCGGCCAGCCTGAGAGTCTGGATTTTCATGTGAAGTGGGGGTGAGATTCAAAAGAACCACAAACCGGGACAAAGCCGGTTCCGGCGCCTCAAACGGGTTCCTTGAAGCCCGTCCTCAATGCCGAGGCAAGGTAGCACGAATTGCCCGCACCTCAACCAGCCGGGGCTCAGGGAAAACACCGAGATTCGAGCGGCCTGTCGCCCCCCCCATGCTTTGAACCAAAACTTTGAACTTTGAACTTCCGTTCGCCTCCCTGCTACCGTCCCGCCCATGCGAATTTTGTCCGGCATCCAGCCCTCGGGCGCGCTGCACCTCGGCAACTACTTCGGCATGATGCGCCCGGCCATCGAACTGCAGGCGCGGGGCGAGTGCTTCTACTTCATCGCCGACTACCACTCGATGACGTCGCTGACGGACCCCGCCGGGCGCCGACGCAACACGCTCGACGTGGCGCTGGACTTCCTCGCGTGCGGACTCGACCCGGCGCGCTCGGTCTTCTTCCGCCAGTCGGATGTGCCCGAAGTCACCGAACTCACGTGGCTGCTCTCGAGCGTGACGCCGATGAGCCGGCTCGAACTCTGCCACAGCTACAAGGACAAGGTCGCCCACGGCCTCTCTCCGAACCACGGCCTCTTCGCCTATCCCGTGCTCATGGCGGCGGACATCCTCATCTACGACTCGAACCTCGTGCCCGTTGGGCGCGACCAGAAGCAGCACGTCGAAATCACCCGCGACATCGCCGCGAAGTGGAACGAACTCTACGGCCAGACCTTCGTCATCCCCGAGGCCGAAATCCGCGACGCCGTCGCCGCCGTGCCTGGCACCGACGGCCAGAAGATGAGCAAGAGCTACGGCAACACCATCGAGATTTTCGGCGACGAGAAGGCGCTGCGGAAAAAGATCATGTCCATCGTGATGGACAGCCGCGCGCCGCAGGAGCCCAAGCCGGACGCGGACAAGAATATCGCCGTGCAACTGCTCCAGCTTGTCGCGCCGCCGGACATTGCCAGCGGCTTCGAGCAACGCCTGCGCGCCGGCGGCCTCGGCTACGGCGACTTGAAGAAGGCGCTCTTCGAGCACTACTGGAACTGCTTTGCACCCGCCCGCGCGCGGCGGGCTGAATTGGAGAAAAACCTCGACCACGTCCACACCGTGCTCCGCAACGGCGCGGCGAAAGCGCGCGCGCTGGCGCAGACGGTGGTGAACCGCGCCAGGTCGGCGAGCGGGTTGACGTAGCCCGGCGGCACGAGAAGGACGTCGGGGCTAACCTCGCCCGTCCGCGGCTCGGTGCTCGATTTGTGCCGTTGCCCATCGTGCATGCTCCGCGATGAGCGGCTCTGGATCGCGGGTCGCCTTCAAGAGTGCAGGCCGTGCGTCTTCGTGCCCCGTGTTCCCGAGCGCGACGCAGACGTTGCGCAAGAGGCCGCGCCGTTTGGTCCGGAGGATCGGCGTGCCGGCGAAGCGCTGCTTGAATGCCGCGTCGTCGAGCGCGAGCAGTTCGAGCAAGTCGGACTGCGCGAGGTCCGCACGGGCGTGGGCTTTCATCATCCGGCCTTCGCGGGCAAACCTGTTCCAGGGGCAAACTTCGAGGCAGTCGTCGCAGCCGAAGATGCGCGCGCCCATCGCGGGACGGAGTTCGACGGGGATGCTGCCTTTCAACTCGATCGTGAGGTAGGAGATGCAGAGCCGCGCATCGAGTTCGAACGGCGCGGTGATGGCGCGCGTCGGGCACGCCGTGATGCAGCGCGTGCACGTGCCGCAGCGGTTGCGCTCGGACGCGTCGGGCTCCAGCTCCAGCGTGGTGAGGATTTCGGCGAGGAAGAACCAGTTGCCGAGGGCGCGGTTGATGAGGTTCGTGTGTTTGCCGATGAAGCCGGCGCCCGCGCGTTGCGCAAGGTCGCGTTCGAGCACGGGACCGGTGTCCACATACCACAGCGAGCGTGTGCCGGAGCCGCCGAGCGCGTCCACGAACGCGGCGAGTTCTCGCGACCGCTCGCCGAGCACGTCGTGGTAATCGCGGAACCGCGCGTAACGGGCGATGATGCCGGGCCTTGGGTCGCGGGTCTCGGGTTTCGGCTTGGCGCCGTCTGGCGCGGACTCCGCGCCCGAAACCTGAAACCGGGGCGACGAAACTGCGCCAGCGTAGCTGGCGACGAGACAGATCACGGACCGCGCGCCCTCGAGCACGCGCTGCGGCTCGACCCGTTTCGGCGCGTTGCGCGCGAGGTAGCCCATGTCGCCGTGGCGTCCGTCGGCGATCCACCGCTCGAAGTTCGGCGCGCTCGCGGGCGGTCGCGCCGTGGTGAAGCGGCAGTCGTCGAAGCCGAGTTCGAGCGCCCGCGTGCGAATGGCGTCCTTCATCCTGACTTCTCGCGCGCCTGGCGGAATTGCAACAGCACATGTTGCGCGACTTCGCGGATGGAGCGCGACTCGGTGTTGATGAGCAGGTCCGCCTGCTTGTAAGCCTTCTCGCGCTGCGCGAGGAGTTCGCGAATCTTCGACAGCGGGTCGGGGTCTTGCAGCAACGGCCGGTGGGTGTGCCCGCGCGTGCGCTCCAGGATGGTCGCGGGCGTCGCCCACAGGCAGGCGACAAGCGCGTGCGACTTGAGGCTCGCGAGGTTCGCGGGATTCACGATGAGGCCGCCGCCCGTGGAAATCACCATGTCGGCACGCGCCGCGAGCCCGTCGAGCACCTCGGTTTCGAGGCGCCGGAACAGGGCCTCGCCCGCCTCGGTGAAGATGTCGCCGATGTTGCGGCCTGTCCGCGCCTCGATCATCGCGTCCGTGTCCACGAATTCGAAGCCGAGCTCCTGCGCGACGAGCTGGCCGACGGACGACTTGCCCGTGCCCATGAAGCCCGCGAGGGCGAGGTTGCGGATGGTTCGGGGCTCGGCCATGTGGCGAGGATGCCGGACGCGGCGCGGCCCGTCACGTTTCCAGTTGGCAATTCGCGCGCGGCGTTCCCATCATTCGTGCGCGACGCATGGCCGACAACAAGAAGCACGTTTACGACGAGAGCAAGATCAAGACGCTCTCGAGCATCGAGCACATCCGCCTGCGCACGGGCATGTATATCGGGCGGCTCGGCGACGGCTCGCACTATGACGACGGCTGCTACATCCTCCTCAAGGAGGTCTTGGACAACGCGGTGGACGAATTCATCATGGGCCACGGGCGCGAGGTCCATATCGAACTCAAGGACGGCGTGGTGTCCGTGCGCGATTTCGGCCGCGGCATCCCCCTGGGCAAGGTGATTGACTGCGTGTCGCAGATCAACACGGGCGCGAAATACAACGACGACGTGTTTCAGTTCAGCGTCGGCCTCAACGGCGTGGGCACCAAGGCGGTCAACGCGCTGTCGCAGGCGTTCCTCGTGCGCAGCCATCGCGAGGGCGAGTTTGTCGAGGCGGCGTTCAAGCAGGGCCGGCTCAAGAAGGATGGGAAGGGCAAAACGAAGGAGGCGGACGGCACGTTCGTGCGGTTCACGCCGGACCCGGACATCTTCAAGGACATCCAGTGGCGCGACGAGTTCATCGAGAAACGCCTCCGCCACTACGCGTATCTGAACACGGGGCTGAAGCTCGTTTACAACGGCAAGCCCTTCGTCTCGCGCCACGGGTTGAGCGACCTGGTGATGGAGAACCTCGCCGCGGACAACGCCGAGCCGATCTACCCGCCGCTGCATTACACGAGCAAGATGCTCGAGTTCTGCTTCACGCACAGCAACAGCCGCTACGGCGAGGTGATCCTGTCGTTCGTGAACGGCCAATACACGAGCGACGGCGGCACGCACCTGTCGGCGTTCCGCGAGGGGTTGCTCAAGGCGGTGAACGAGTTCAGCAAGGGCGGCTTCGAGGGCGACGACGTGCGCGAGGGCATCGTGGGCGCGGTGGCGATCCGGTTGAAGGACCCCGTGTTCGAGTCGCAGACGAAGAACAAGCTCGGCAACACG
This genomic interval from Verrucomicrobiota bacterium contains the following:
- a CDS encoding GNAT family N-acetyltransferase, whose translation is MPDPLRIRRMTSQDVGFGMELCALAGWNQTRDDWMNLLRCAQDGCFVAEWEGKPAGTVTTTRYGTDLAWIGMMLVHPSQRRQGIGRALMLHALSRLHERGVRCIKLDATPAGRPLYEKLGFQTEWTFTRCVHARLPVVEPPANCKVRKLLPSSYEPVQALDLKAFGADRFFLVRRMQDLVSRSLVGATMKARVNSFGFVRRGTIASYLGPIVAGSLPAAAPVIKSLLNPLQGRAVLWDIPDAQTGAIEFAKRLGFEPARQLTRMFLGENLCPGVPRMIFALAGPEIG
- a CDS encoding NAD(P)/FAD-dependent oxidoreductase; this translates as MNSHHDVLLLGTGHNALVLQAYLARCGLRTLTLERAAEPGGGLLTMANPRLPGFTHHPHSFFHRAITRMPWFRDLELARHGVRYIEPELNVAMLLRDGSALEWWTDFERTAASFAGFSRKDAEALRRWTEEFRPIVEQILVPEAQSPPLEPEHRRQLLSRSKLGRRLLEVSALSPIEFVSQNFEHDALRAGLLFFNGLREVDLRQPGFGHAIPALLASPAKAQMCVGGSGNLARGLVADIAEHGGEVRCGVNVERIVVRNGRASGVALDSGEMLSADAIVSGLNPQQTFLQLLAPGSAPEALRERARRFQYNLLAPLFALNVALDEPPRWAASARRPELGRAFMFILGLERFGQFHDIVSAHERGEIPATVAWGACPTLFDPSQSPAGKHTAFLWEKLPFALRGDAREWDREAAGHGSRLLKFWSQFAPNLAGGAVLDWFARSPLDTERTLPNMTGGDLLVGSFANGQVGFNRPFPGAGNYRTPIEGLYLCGGSTHPGGNVTGLCGYNAARVIATDCGKPVWWNPPDIEPRLAALA
- the trpS gene encoding tryptophan--tRNA ligase, translated to MRILSGIQPSGALHLGNYFGMMRPAIELQARGECFYFIADYHSMTSLTDPAGRRRNTLDVALDFLACGLDPARSVFFRQSDVPEVTELTWLLSSVTPMSRLELCHSYKDKVAHGLSPNHGLFAYPVLMAADILIYDSNLVPVGRDQKQHVEITRDIAAKWNELYGQTFVIPEAEIRDAVAAVPGTDGQKMSKSYGNTIEIFGDEKALRKKIMSIVMDSRAPQEPKPDADKNIAVQLLQLVAPPDIASGFEQRLRAGGLGYGDLKKALFEHYWNCFAPARARRAELEKNLDHVHTVLRNGAAKARALAQTVVNRARSASGLT
- the queG gene encoding tRNA epoxyqueuosine(34) reductase QueG, which gives rise to MKDAIRTRALELGFDDCRFTTARPPASAPNFERWIADGRHGDMGYLARNAPKRVEPQRVLEGARSVICLVASYAGAVSSPRFQVSGAESAPDGAKPKPETRDPRPGIIARYARFRDYHDVLGERSRELAAFVDALGGSGTRSLWYVDTGPVLERDLAQRAGAGFIGKHTNLINRALGNWFFLAEILTTLELEPDASERNRCGTCTRCITACPTRAITAPFELDARLCISYLTIELKGSIPVELRPAMGARIFGCDDCLEVCPWNRFAREGRMMKAHARADLAQSDLLELLALDDAAFKQRFAGTPILRTKRRGLLRNVCVALGNTGHEDARPALLKATRDPEPLIAEHARWATAQIEHRAADGRG
- a CDS encoding shikimate kinase; translated protein: MAEPRTIRNLALAGFMGTGKSSVGQLVAQELGFEFVDTDAMIEARTGRNIGDIFTEAGEALFRRLETEVLDGLAARADMVISTGGGLIVNPANLASLKSHALVACLWATPATILERTRGHTHRPLLQDPDPLSKIRELLAQREKAYKQADLLINTESRSIREVAQHVLLQFRQAREKSG
- a CDS encoding type IIA DNA topoisomerase subunit B, which codes for MADNKKHVYDESKIKTLSSIEHIRLRTGMYIGRLGDGSHYDDGCYILLKEVLDNAVDEFIMGHGREVHIELKDGVVSVRDFGRGIPLGKVIDCVSQINTGAKYNDDVFQFSVGLNGVGTKAVNALSQAFLVRSHREGEFVEAAFKQGRLKKDGKGKTKEADGTFVRFTPDPDIFKDIQWRDEFIEKRLRHYAYLNTGLKLVYNGKPFVSRHGLSDLVMENLAADNAEPIYPPLHYTSKMLEFCFTHSNSRYGEVILSFVNGQYTSDGGTHLSAFREGLLKAVNEFSKGGFEGDDVREGIVGAVAIRLKDPVFESQTKNKLGNTEIRTELVNNVRQELLHFFSRNKNIAEMILAKAEDSRQLRKELQEVKKLARERAKAITLRIPQLKDCKRHFDKERGKGGGSMIFICEGQSAAGSIVSCRNVDTQAIFTLKGKPLNVWDLKRDAVYKNDELYNLMRALDIEDSIANLRYEKVILATDADVDGLHIRNLMITYFFRFFDPLAHDGHLFVLETPLFRVRTKERTTYCYSEAERDAAVAAMGKSAEITRFKGLGEISPKEFAQFIGDDMRLSQVEYAPKTEATGILGFYMGKNTPERRDYIMENLVVPVED